From a region of the Castor canadensis chromosome 7, mCasCan1.hap1v2, whole genome shotgun sequence genome:
- the Tmem39b gene encoding transmembrane protein 39B isoform X1, with product MGGRRGPNRTSYCRNPLCEPGSSGSSGGSHTSSASVTSVRSRTRSSSGTGLSSPPLATQTVVPLQHCKIPELPVQASILFELQLFFCQLIALFVHYINIYKTVWWYPPSHPPSHTSLNFHLIDFNLLMVTTIVLGRRFIGSIVKEASQRGKVSLFRSILLFLTRFTVLTATGWSLCRSLIHLFRTYSFLNLLFLCYPFGMYIPFLQLNCDLRKTNLFNHMASMGPRDAVSGLARSRDYLLTLRETWKQHTRQLYGPEAMPTHACCLSPSLIRSEVEFLKMDFNWRMKEVLVSSMLSAYYVAFVPVWFVKNTHYYDKRWSCELFLLVSISTSVILMQHLLPASYCDLLHKAAAHLGCWQKVDPALCSNVLQHPWTEECMWPQGVLVKHSKNVYKAVGHYNVAIPSDVSHFRFHFFFSKPLRILNILLLLEGAVIVYQLYSLMSSEKWHQTISLALILFSNYYAFFKLLRDRLVLGKAYSYSANPQRDLDHRFS from the exons ATGG GAGGACGAAGAGGTCCCAACAGGACATCTTACTGTCGAAATCCACTCTGTGAGCCAGGATCCTCAGGGAGTTCCGGTggaagccacacttccagtgcaTCAGTGACCAGTGTCCGTTCCCGTACCAG GAGCAGTTCTGGGACAGGCCTCTCAAGCCCTCCACTGGCCACCCAGACAGTTGTGCCTCTGCAGCACTGCAAGATTCCTGAGCTCCCAGTCCAGGCCAGCATTCTGTTTGAGTTGCAGCTCTTCTTCTGCCAGCTCATAGCCCTCTTTGTACACTACATCAACATCTACAAGACAGTGTGGTGGTAtccaccctcccacccacccTCCCACACCTCCCTG AACTTCCACCTGATCGACTTCAACTTGCTGATGGTGACCACCATTGTTCTGGGCCGCCGCTTCATTGGGTCCATCGTGAAGGAG GCTTCTCAGAGGGGGAAAGTTTCCCTCTTTCGCTCCATCCTGCTGTTCCTCACCCGCTTCACCGTTCTCACGGCAACAGGCTGGAGTCTGTGCCGATCCCTCATCCACCTCTTCAGGACCTACTCCTTCCTGAACCTCCTGTTCCTCTGCTATCC GTTTGGGATGTACATTCCGTTTCTGCAGCTGAACTGTGATCTTCGCAAGACAAACCTCTTTAATCACATGGCCTCCATGGGGCCCCGGGATGCTGTCAGCGGCCTGGCAAGGAGTCGGGATTACTTGCTGACACTTCGGGAGACATGGAAGCAGCACACTCGACAGCTGTATGGCCCAGAAGCCATGCCCACCCATGCCTGTTGCCTGTCACCCAGCCTCATTCGTAGTGAGGTGGAGTTCCTTAAGATGGACTTCAATTGGCGGATGAAGGAAGTGTTGGTCAGCTCCATGCTGAGTGCCTATTATGTGGCCTTTGTGCCTGTCTGGTTTGTGAAG AACACACATTACTATGACAAGCGTTGGTCCTGTGAACTCTTCCTACTGGTGTCCATCAGCACCTCAGTGATTCTCATGCAGCATCTGCTGCCTGCCAGCTACTGCGACCTACTGCACAAGGCCGCTGCCCATCTGGGCTGTTGGCAGAAGGTGGACCCAGCTCTGTGCTCCAACGTGCTGCAGCACCC GTGGACTGAAGAATGCATGTGGCCGCAGGGTGTGCTGGTGAAGCACAGCAAGAATGTCTACAAAGCAGTGGGCCACTACAACGTGGCCATCCCCTCTGATGTCTCCCACTTCCGGTTCCAT TTCTTTTTCAGCAAACCCCTGCGGATCCTCAACATCCTGCTACTGCTGGAGGGTGCTGTCATTGTCTATCAACTGTACTCTTTAATGTCCTCTGAAAAGTGGCACCAGACCATCTCACTGGCCCTGATACTCTTCAGCAACTACTATGCCTTCTTCAAGCTGCTGCGGGACCGCCTGGTATTGGGCAAAGCCTACTCGTACTCTGCCAATCCCCAGAGGGATCTGGACCACCGGTTCTCCTGA
- the Tmem39b gene encoding transmembrane protein 39B isoform X2: MKNFHLIDFNLLMVTTIVLGRRFIGSIVKEASQRGKVSLFRSILLFLTRFTVLTATGWSLCRSLIHLFRTYSFLNLLFLCYPFGMYIPFLQLNCDLRKTNLFNHMASMGPRDAVSGLARSRDYLLTLRETWKQHTRQLYGPEAMPTHACCLSPSLIRSEVEFLKMDFNWRMKEVLVSSMLSAYYVAFVPVWFVKNTHYYDKRWSCELFLLVSISTSVILMQHLLPASYCDLLHKAAAHLGCWQKVDPALCSNVLQHPWTEECMWPQGVLVKHSKNVYKAVGHYNVAIPSDVSHFRFHFFFSKPLRILNILLLLEGAVIVYQLYSLMSSEKWHQTISLALILFSNYYAFFKLLRDRLVLGKAYSYSANPQRDLDHRFS, translated from the exons ATGAAG AACTTCCACCTGATCGACTTCAACTTGCTGATGGTGACCACCATTGTTCTGGGCCGCCGCTTCATTGGGTCCATCGTGAAGGAG GCTTCTCAGAGGGGGAAAGTTTCCCTCTTTCGCTCCATCCTGCTGTTCCTCACCCGCTTCACCGTTCTCACGGCAACAGGCTGGAGTCTGTGCCGATCCCTCATCCACCTCTTCAGGACCTACTCCTTCCTGAACCTCCTGTTCCTCTGCTATCC GTTTGGGATGTACATTCCGTTTCTGCAGCTGAACTGTGATCTTCGCAAGACAAACCTCTTTAATCACATGGCCTCCATGGGGCCCCGGGATGCTGTCAGCGGCCTGGCAAGGAGTCGGGATTACTTGCTGACACTTCGGGAGACATGGAAGCAGCACACTCGACAGCTGTATGGCCCAGAAGCCATGCCCACCCATGCCTGTTGCCTGTCACCCAGCCTCATTCGTAGTGAGGTGGAGTTCCTTAAGATGGACTTCAATTGGCGGATGAAGGAAGTGTTGGTCAGCTCCATGCTGAGTGCCTATTATGTGGCCTTTGTGCCTGTCTGGTTTGTGAAG AACACACATTACTATGACAAGCGTTGGTCCTGTGAACTCTTCCTACTGGTGTCCATCAGCACCTCAGTGATTCTCATGCAGCATCTGCTGCCTGCCAGCTACTGCGACCTACTGCACAAGGCCGCTGCCCATCTGGGCTGTTGGCAGAAGGTGGACCCAGCTCTGTGCTCCAACGTGCTGCAGCACCC GTGGACTGAAGAATGCATGTGGCCGCAGGGTGTGCTGGTGAAGCACAGCAAGAATGTCTACAAAGCAGTGGGCCACTACAACGTGGCCATCCCCTCTGATGTCTCCCACTTCCGGTTCCAT TTCTTTTTCAGCAAACCCCTGCGGATCCTCAACATCCTGCTACTGCTGGAGGGTGCTGTCATTGTCTATCAACTGTACTCTTTAATGTCCTCTGAAAAGTGGCACCAGACCATCTCACTGGCCCTGATACTCTTCAGCAACTACTATGCCTTCTTCAAGCTGCTGCGGGACCGCCTGGTATTGGGCAAAGCCTACTCGTACTCTGCCAATCCCCAGAGGGATCTGGACCACCGGTTCTCCTGA
- the Tmem39b gene encoding transmembrane protein 39B isoform X3, which yields MVTTIVLGRRFIGSIVKEASQRGKVSLFRSILLFLTRFTVLTATGWSLCRSLIHLFRTYSFLNLLFLCYPFGMYIPFLQLNCDLRKTNLFNHMASMGPRDAVSGLARSRDYLLTLRETWKQHTRQLYGPEAMPTHACCLSPSLIRSEVEFLKMDFNWRMKEVLVSSMLSAYYVAFVPVWFVKNTHYYDKRWSCELFLLVSISTSVILMQHLLPASYCDLLHKAAAHLGCWQKVDPALCSNVLQHPWTEECMWPQGVLVKHSKNVYKAVGHYNVAIPSDVSHFRFHFFFSKPLRILNILLLLEGAVIVYQLYSLMSSEKWHQTISLALILFSNYYAFFKLLRDRLVLGKAYSYSANPQRDLDHRFS from the exons ATGGTGACCACCATTGTTCTGGGCCGCCGCTTCATTGGGTCCATCGTGAAGGAG GCTTCTCAGAGGGGGAAAGTTTCCCTCTTTCGCTCCATCCTGCTGTTCCTCACCCGCTTCACCGTTCTCACGGCAACAGGCTGGAGTCTGTGCCGATCCCTCATCCACCTCTTCAGGACCTACTCCTTCCTGAACCTCCTGTTCCTCTGCTATCC GTTTGGGATGTACATTCCGTTTCTGCAGCTGAACTGTGATCTTCGCAAGACAAACCTCTTTAATCACATGGCCTCCATGGGGCCCCGGGATGCTGTCAGCGGCCTGGCAAGGAGTCGGGATTACTTGCTGACACTTCGGGAGACATGGAAGCAGCACACTCGACAGCTGTATGGCCCAGAAGCCATGCCCACCCATGCCTGTTGCCTGTCACCCAGCCTCATTCGTAGTGAGGTGGAGTTCCTTAAGATGGACTTCAATTGGCGGATGAAGGAAGTGTTGGTCAGCTCCATGCTGAGTGCCTATTATGTGGCCTTTGTGCCTGTCTGGTTTGTGAAG AACACACATTACTATGACAAGCGTTGGTCCTGTGAACTCTTCCTACTGGTGTCCATCAGCACCTCAGTGATTCTCATGCAGCATCTGCTGCCTGCCAGCTACTGCGACCTACTGCACAAGGCCGCTGCCCATCTGGGCTGTTGGCAGAAGGTGGACCCAGCTCTGTGCTCCAACGTGCTGCAGCACCC GTGGACTGAAGAATGCATGTGGCCGCAGGGTGTGCTGGTGAAGCACAGCAAGAATGTCTACAAAGCAGTGGGCCACTACAACGTGGCCATCCCCTCTGATGTCTCCCACTTCCGGTTCCAT TTCTTTTTCAGCAAACCCCTGCGGATCCTCAACATCCTGCTACTGCTGGAGGGTGCTGTCATTGTCTATCAACTGTACTCTTTAATGTCCTCTGAAAAGTGGCACCAGACCATCTCACTGGCCCTGATACTCTTCAGCAACTACTATGCCTTCTTCAAGCTGCTGCGGGACCGCCTGGTATTGGGCAAAGCCTACTCGTACTCTGCCAATCCCCAGAGGGATCTGGACCACCGGTTCTCCTGA